One genomic region from Phocoena sinus isolate mPhoSin1 chromosome 3, mPhoSin1.pri, whole genome shotgun sequence encodes:
- the MBD3 gene encoding methyl-CpG-binding domain protein 3 isoform X3: MERKSPSGKKFRSKPQLARYLGGSMDLSTFDFRTGKMLMGKMNKSRQRVRYDSPSQVKGKPDLNTALPVRQTASIFKQPVTKITNHPSNKVKSDPQKAVEQPRQLFWEKKLSGLNAFDIAEELVKTMDLPKGLQGVGPGCTDETLLSAIASALHTSTMPITGQLSAAVEKNPGVWLNTAQPLCKAFMVTDEDIRRQEELVQQVRKRLEEALMADMLAHVEELARDSEAPLGRVGADGDEDDGDQEEGPDQDQEMEHV, from the exons ATGGAGCGGAAGAG CCCGAGCGGGAAGAAGTTCCGGAGCAAGCCCCAGCTGGCGCGCTACCTGGGCGGCTCCATGGACCTGAGCACCTTCGACTTCCGCACGGGCAAGATGCTGATGGGCAAGATGAACAAGAGCCGGCAGCGGGTGCGCTATGACTCCCCGAGCCAGGTCAAG GGCAAGCCCGACCTGAACACGGCCCTCCCGGTCAGGCAGACGGCGTCCATCTTCAAGCAGCCAGTGACCAAGATCACCAACCACCCCAGCAACAAGGTGAAGAGCGACCCCCAGAAGGCCGTGGAGCAGCCCCGACAG CTCTTCTGGGAGAAGAAGCTGAGCGGCCTGAATGCCTTTGACATCGCGGAGGAGCTCGTGAAGACCATGGACCTCCCCAAGGGCTTGCAAG GCGTGGGTCCCGGCTGCACGGATGAGACGCTGCTCTCGGCCATTGCCAGCGCCCTGCACACCAGCACCATGCCCATCACCGGGCAGCTCTCAGCTGCCGTGGAGAAGAACCCCGGGGTGTGGCTCAACacagcccagccgctctgcaagGCCTTCATGGTGACCGACGAGGACATCAG gaggcaggaggaactGGTGCAGCAGGTCCGCAAGCGGCTGGAGGAGGCGCTGATGGCCGACATGCTGGCTCACGTGGAGGAGCTGGCCCGGGACAGCGAGGCGCCGCTGGGCAGGGTGGGCGCTGACGGGGATGAGGACGACGGGGACCAGGAGGAGGGGCCCGACCAGGACCAGGAGATGGAGCACGTGTAG
- the MBD3 gene encoding methyl-CpG-binding domain protein 3 isoform X2: MERKRWECPALPQGWEREEVPRRSGLSAGHRDVFYYSPSGKKFRSKPQLARYLGGSMDLSTFDFRTGKMLMGKMNKSRQRVRYDSPSQVKTASIFKQPVTKITNHPSNKVKSDPQKAVEQPRQLFWEKKLSGLNAFDIAEELVKTMDLPKGLQGVGPGCTDETLLSAIASALHTSTMPITGQLSAAVEKNPGVWLNTAQPLCKAFMVTDEDIRRQEELVQQVRKRLEEALMADMLAHVEELARDSEAPLGRVGADGDEDDGDQEEGPDQDQEMEHV; this comes from the exons ATGGAGCGGAAGAGGTGGGAGTGCCCGGCGCTCCcgcagggctgggagagggaagaagtgCCCAGAAGGTCGGGGCTGTCGGCCGGCCACAGGGATGTCTTTTACTATAG CCCGAGCGGGAAGAAGTTCCGGAGCAAGCCCCAGCTGGCGCGCTACCTGGGCGGCTCCATGGACCTGAGCACCTTCGACTTCCGCACGGGCAAGATGCTGATGGGCAAGATGAACAAGAGCCGGCAGCGGGTGCGCTATGACTCCCCGAGCCAGGTCAAG ACGGCGTCCATCTTCAAGCAGCCAGTGACCAAGATCACCAACCACCCCAGCAACAAGGTGAAGAGCGACCCCCAGAAGGCCGTGGAGCAGCCCCGACAG CTCTTCTGGGAGAAGAAGCTGAGCGGCCTGAATGCCTTTGACATCGCGGAGGAGCTCGTGAAGACCATGGACCTCCCCAAGGGCTTGCAAG GCGTGGGTCCCGGCTGCACGGATGAGACGCTGCTCTCGGCCATTGCCAGCGCCCTGCACACCAGCACCATGCCCATCACCGGGCAGCTCTCAGCTGCCGTGGAGAAGAACCCCGGGGTGTGGCTCAACacagcccagccgctctgcaagGCCTTCATGGTGACCGACGAGGACATCAG gaggcaggaggaactGGTGCAGCAGGTCCGCAAGCGGCTGGAGGAGGCGCTGATGGCCGACATGCTGGCTCACGTGGAGGAGCTGGCCCGGGACAGCGAGGCGCCGCTGGGCAGGGTGGGCGCTGACGGGGATGAGGACGACGGGGACCAGGAGGAGGGGCCCGACCAGGACCAGGAGATGGAGCACGTGTAG
- the MBD3 gene encoding methyl-CpG-binding domain protein 3 isoform X1, with the protein MERKRWECPALPQGWEREEVPRRSGLSAGHRDVFYYSPSGKKFRSKPQLARYLGGSMDLSTFDFRTGKMLMGKMNKSRQRVRYDSPSQVKGKPDLNTALPVRQTASIFKQPVTKITNHPSNKVKSDPQKAVEQPRQLFWEKKLSGLNAFDIAEELVKTMDLPKGLQGVGPGCTDETLLSAIASALHTSTMPITGQLSAAVEKNPGVWLNTAQPLCKAFMVTDEDIRRQEELVQQVRKRLEEALMADMLAHVEELARDSEAPLGRVGADGDEDDGDQEEGPDQDQEMEHV; encoded by the exons ATGGAGCGGAAGAGGTGGGAGTGCCCGGCGCTCCcgcagggctgggagagggaagaagtgCCCAGAAGGTCGGGGCTGTCGGCCGGCCACAGGGATGTCTTTTACTATAG CCCGAGCGGGAAGAAGTTCCGGAGCAAGCCCCAGCTGGCGCGCTACCTGGGCGGCTCCATGGACCTGAGCACCTTCGACTTCCGCACGGGCAAGATGCTGATGGGCAAGATGAACAAGAGCCGGCAGCGGGTGCGCTATGACTCCCCGAGCCAGGTCAAG GGCAAGCCCGACCTGAACACGGCCCTCCCGGTCAGGCAGACGGCGTCCATCTTCAAGCAGCCAGTGACCAAGATCACCAACCACCCCAGCAACAAGGTGAAGAGCGACCCCCAGAAGGCCGTGGAGCAGCCCCGACAG CTCTTCTGGGAGAAGAAGCTGAGCGGCCTGAATGCCTTTGACATCGCGGAGGAGCTCGTGAAGACCATGGACCTCCCCAAGGGCTTGCAAG GCGTGGGTCCCGGCTGCACGGATGAGACGCTGCTCTCGGCCATTGCCAGCGCCCTGCACACCAGCACCATGCCCATCACCGGGCAGCTCTCAGCTGCCGTGGAGAAGAACCCCGGGGTGTGGCTCAACacagcccagccgctctgcaagGCCTTCATGGTGACCGACGAGGACATCAG gaggcaggaggaactGGTGCAGCAGGTCCGCAAGCGGCTGGAGGAGGCGCTGATGGCCGACATGCTGGCTCACGTGGAGGAGCTGGCCCGGGACAGCGAGGCGCCGCTGGGCAGGGTGGGCGCTGACGGGGATGAGGACGACGGGGACCAGGAGGAGGGGCCCGACCAGGACCAGGAGATGGAGCACGTGTAG
- the MBD3 gene encoding methyl-CpG-binding domain protein 3 isoform X4, with amino-acid sequence MDLSTFDFRTGKMLMGKMNKSRQRVRYDSPSQVKGKPDLNTALPVRQTASIFKQPVTKITNHPSNKVKSDPQKAVEQPRQLFWEKKLSGLNAFDIAEELVKTMDLPKGLQGVGPGCTDETLLSAIASALHTSTMPITGQLSAAVEKNPGVWLNTAQPLCKAFMVTDEDIRRQEELVQQVRKRLEEALMADMLAHVEELARDSEAPLGRVGADGDEDDGDQEEGPDQDQEMEHV; translated from the exons ATGGACCTGAGCACCTTCGACTTCCGCACGGGCAAGATGCTGATGGGCAAGATGAACAAGAGCCGGCAGCGGGTGCGCTATGACTCCCCGAGCCAGGTCAAG GGCAAGCCCGACCTGAACACGGCCCTCCCGGTCAGGCAGACGGCGTCCATCTTCAAGCAGCCAGTGACCAAGATCACCAACCACCCCAGCAACAAGGTGAAGAGCGACCCCCAGAAGGCCGTGGAGCAGCCCCGACAG CTCTTCTGGGAGAAGAAGCTGAGCGGCCTGAATGCCTTTGACATCGCGGAGGAGCTCGTGAAGACCATGGACCTCCCCAAGGGCTTGCAAG GCGTGGGTCCCGGCTGCACGGATGAGACGCTGCTCTCGGCCATTGCCAGCGCCCTGCACACCAGCACCATGCCCATCACCGGGCAGCTCTCAGCTGCCGTGGAGAAGAACCCCGGGGTGTGGCTCAACacagcccagccgctctgcaagGCCTTCATGGTGACCGACGAGGACATCAG gaggcaggaggaactGGTGCAGCAGGTCCGCAAGCGGCTGGAGGAGGCGCTGATGGCCGACATGCTGGCTCACGTGGAGGAGCTGGCCCGGGACAGCGAGGCGCCGCTGGGCAGGGTGGGCGCTGACGGGGATGAGGACGACGGGGACCAGGAGGAGGGGCCCGACCAGGACCAGGAGATGGAGCACGTGTAG